A stretch of the Vulcanisaeta souniana JCM 11219 genome encodes the following:
- a CDS encoding TrmB family transcriptional regulator, giving the protein MVEGIKKKILDYLTGNRGREFTAEEIARAVGEERVNVIKAQLTRLIKDGKVVKTNGKYKAT; this is encoded by the coding sequence ATGGTCGAGGGGATCAAGAAGAAGATACTTGATTACCTTACAGGCAACAGGGGCAGGGAATTCACGGCAGAAGAAATAGCAAGAGCTGTGGGTGAGGAAAGGGTCAATGTAATTAAGGCGCAATTAACGAGGTTAATAAAGGACGGAAAGGTAGTAAAGACAAACGGAAAATACAAAGCCACATAA